The genomic stretch TTGGTGAACACCAGAGTTACCAGCTAGGATCACCCAATCGCCTACGTGCACATGGCCTGCCACACTGGCGTTGTTGGCAAAAATCACATTATTACCAATCACCGCATCGTGAGCGACATGGGTATAGGCCATAAATAAGTTATTACTACCAATCTTGGTGACGCCTTCATCTTGAATGGTGCCGCGGTGAATAGTGGCACACTCACGAATAATGTTGTTATCACCAATGATAAGTTTCGTGGGTTCATCCTTGTACTTTTTATCTTGGCAGGCCTCTCCTACTGACGCGAATTGGAAAATGTGGTTACCAGAACCAATTTCTGAAGGGCCTTTTATCACAACATGTGATTCTATTTTACAGTTGTCGCCAATAACAACGTCATTGCCAATGTAAGAATATGGGCCCACTGAAACATTTTCGCCAAGACGCGCACCTGACTCGATAATTGCGGTAGGATGAATAGCCATTAAAACTCTCTTCTCGCACACATTAGTTCAGCGCTACAAACCACTTTGCCATCAACTTTGGCTTCGCCTTCGAACTTCCAAATATTACGACGTTCTTTCACGAATTTAACGTGTAAGTGCATCGTATCACCTGGAACTACTGGCTGTTTGAAGCGCGCATTATCAATTGCTGCGAACAAGTATAGTTCATTTTCGCTACGATTCTCGACGGTTTTAAAGCCCAATAAGCCAGTGGCTTGTGCTAAGGCTTCAAGGATCATCACACCAGGAAAAATGGGTTGATCTGGAAAGTGACCAGTAAAAATCGGCTCATTGGCAGTGACGTTTTTCACCGCATGGAGAAATTCACCCGGTTTGTGATCCACGACTTTGTCTACCAACAACATTGGGTAGCGGTGTGGCAGTAGTTTTAAAATCTCTTGGATATCAAAGCTGTTTAATTCGTTAGCCAAAATAGCTTCCTTATTCTACATCGGTATCTTTAAGTGAGGCTGTGAGCGCTTCTAACGCCTTTAAGCGCGACTTAAAGTCAGATAAATTGCGTAAGTGTGCAATGGACTTACGCCACTCTTTATTAGTTTGGTGAGGCAAGCCTGATGAATACACACCCGGCTCAGTAATTCCTTTGGTAATCATACTCATGCCCGTGATAACCACGCCGTCACAGACATCAATGTGACCGTTGATCGCAGTCATGCCACCAATTTGGCAATACTTACCAATTTTAACGCTACCGGCTAGCACAGTGCAGCCTGCAATGGCGGTACCATAACCTACTTCAACGTTATGGGCGATTTGAATTTGATTATCCAAAATGACATTGCTATGGATCACCGTGTCTTCTAAAGCGCCACGATCGATTGAGGTACTGACCCCCACTTCTACTCGGTCGCCGATGATCACAGTGCCGACTTGGGGAATTTTGACCCACTCGCCTTTTTCATTAGCATAGCCAAAGCCATCACTACCTATGACAGCACCAGATTGGAACAAACACTGCTCACCGATTTGTACCTCATGGTAAACAGTGACATTTGCCCAGAGTTTTGTTCTTGCGCCTATTTTGGCATGTTTCCCTATGAAACAGCCTGGCCCTATCTCAACGTTATCAGCAATTTCAGCACCTGATTCAATCACAGTATTGGCGCCAATGTGTACGTTTTCACCAATCTGCGCATCGCTGGCAATCACCGCCGAAGCATGGATCCCACTAGCAGCAACAGGCGTAGTGTCGAGCTTTTGCGCTAACTTAGCATATGCCACATAAGGGTCGTCGATAACCAGCTTATTACCAGAAAAATGGGGGGCTTCCTTTGCGCTTAAAATCACCGCGCCAGCCGCTGTGTTATCAAGCTGACTACGGTATTTACTATTAGCCAAAAAGGCGATTTGATCGCCTTTTGCTACGCCCAAGGTGGCAATGTTTCTAATTTCTTTATCGCCATCGCCGTCCAGCTGAGCTCCTAAGAACTCAGCCAGTTGAGATAAGGTGTACAGTTTTGTCATTACTTGTTGCTAACCGCTTCTACAACTTTGTCAGAAAGGTCAGCTACTTTATCAGGATTGAAGTAGATTGTCGTATCTTTTACTTTCACTTCATCAAAATCACCTGACTTAGCTACTTTTTCTATGGCATCAACGATAAGTTTTTGCACTTTAGCAAGCTCTTGGTTTTGACGTTGCTTCATTTCTTGCTCAAGCGGACGACCTTTTTCTGCCAATGTTTTTTGCATACCTTGGATCTTTTCACGCAATGCCGTTTTTTGCTCTTCACTCATGGTGGTTGCTTCACGCTTGAACTTTTCTGCTTCAAAACGGATGTCACCTTGCAGCTTTTCAAGCTCTTGACGACGCTCAGCAAACTCAGTTTGCAGCGTTTGCTCAATTTTCGCCACTTGTGGAATTTGCTTATACACTTCTTGCATATCAACAATACCCACTTTATGTGCTAGCGCGTTGCCTGAGGCACCCATCATTAGTGCGGCTGTCATGGCTAGTGTTGATGATTTGATAAATTTTTTCACAATAATTCTCCTTAGAATGTATTACTGATATTGAAGCTGATCGTCTTCGTATCGTCGTTTTCTTCTTTTTTAAGTGGGTAAGCGAAACTGATCAGCATAGGTCCCATAGGTGAGATCCACTGAACCGATAACCCTGTTGAAACTCTGAACCGTGATGGGTCAGAAAAATCCGAAAGTACTTTGTATTGATCTTCTGGCAAGTTGGTGTAACGGTCAACATCGAACTCAGTATCCCACACATTTGCTGCATCAACGAAGAAGCTAGTACGCACCGAACTGGTATTCTCTTCGTCTAAGAAAGGCGTAGGCACTATCATTTCGAGGCCCGCAACCGCTTTAGCGTTACCACCAATACGACCACCCAACCTTAATTGGTCAAAGGCCGGATCACCACCAATTCCTACACTGCTGCTGCCATCAGGACCAGGTGTACCAGGAATACCGATTGGTAACCGCTGCACCGCACGCGGCAAGATGGTGTTGCGGTCAAAGCCTCGTAGCTCTTGCTCGGTAATACGGAAGAACTCTTGGAACGGCAATACTTGCTCAAAACCGTTGGTTTCACCGTAACCATTACCATAACCCAATGATGCCTTGGCCGAGAATACCCAGCGGTGGTCATTACTGATCGGCCAGTAGAAGCGTGAGTCGTAATTAACCTTAAAGAAGTTCAAGTCGGAATTTGGTGTCGTCATGCTCAAGTTCAAGCTTTGACGAGAACCTGCGGTTGGGAACATACCACGGTTAACCGTGACACGAGACCAGCCTGCGCTCAACTCATACTTGGTGAAATCGTAGTCGGCATCTGGGTTGTTAGGGTCAAGGAAACTTAAACGCAAAATACGAGTTTGTTCGAAATCTGAAATTTGCGACAAACTTTCCTCAATCCAGCGGAAGCCAAAGTTAACGCGGTTAATGGCATTAATTGGGAAGCCAAAGTTGCTGCCAAAACCATAGCTGGTTGATTTGTAGTCGACAATGCCAAACTCGCTGGCATCAAACTTACTGAAGAAGACGCTACTGCCCTGCGACACCCCATCTGGCGTGAAGTAAGGGTCGGTGTAAGACACACTGTAACGCTCTGAACCGCGAGAGGTATTGACATTAAACGCCACTTGGTTACCCGTACCAAGGAAGTTTGATTCACTCACCCCAACATTAAACTGTAAGCCTGCATAAGAGCCATAAGCGACACCCGCTTGGAAACTTCCTGCCGGTTGCTCCTTCACAGAGAAGTCAACGTCCACTTGGTCGTCAACACCTGGAATAGGCTTGACTTCAAATTCAACCGACTCCATGTAAGGTAAACGTTGGATCTGAAGTTTTGAACGTTCTAGGCTTTGATTTGATAGCCAAGCGCCTTCTAGCTGCGTCATTTCACGACGTAGCACTTCATCTGCCGTATTTTGGTTACCATTAACAATGATGCGACGCACGTAAACGCGCTTGCCTGGGTCCACTGAAAGCGTCAATTGAACTTCTTTTTTCTCATCGTCAATTTCTGGCATCGTGCGTACTTCGGCATTGGCGTAGCCAAACCGCGCCAAATAATTTTTAATAAAGTCTTCTGAAGCGGTAACAACCGAGCCGTTATATAACTCCCCACTACGCAGCGGTACTATCTCTTTTAGGAAGTCTTCACGACCTAGTAAATCACCAATAAAATCGAAGCCTTTAACGGTGTACTTTTCACCTTCTGTGATATTAGCGGTCACATACACAGACTCTCGCTCTGGGCTTACTGATACCTGAGTTGAGTCAATGTTAAAACGCAAATAACCACGATCAAGGTAAAAACTGCGGATCTTTTCTAAGTCGCCTTCGATGGTTTGCTTTTGATAGCGATCATTGGACATGAATTGCCACCAAGGTAAGTCTTGTTGTGACTCAATTAGGCCTAGTAGCTCTTCGTCAGAGAACAGCTCATTACCTACTAGGTTTATTTGTCTAACCGAAGCGGCGTCGCCCTCATCAAACTCTAGTTCTAGCTTCACGCGGTTACGTGGCAGTTCAATGATATTCACCTTTACCGTAGCATTGTATTTACCAATACTATGGAAAAACTCAGTTAAGCCTTTCTCAATGCTATCTAGTACGGTCCTATCCAACGGCTCACCTTGGCGCACATCTTGTTGCTCCAAGCTTTCATTAAGCTGCTCGTCTTTGATGTCCTTGTTACCATCAAACTCGATGGCACTGATGGTTGGACGCTCTTTGACTTGGAAAACAATCTGATTACCATCACGGAACACAGCAATGTTGTCAAAGTGACCTGACTTATACAGCGCTTTGATGGTACGTGAAATGGTGAACTCATCAACATTGTCACCCACGTTAATAGGGATGTGTGTCAACGCGGCGCCCAGTGCGACGCGTTGTAACCCTTCTACTTTTAAATCTTCTACGATAAAGGAGTTTTGCCCTAAGGCAGCAAAACTTGCGCCCAGTAAACTGGTTACTGCAATGTGTTTTATTATAGGCATTTTATTATCTTTATCCTTTACAACAATTTTGGCGCGATACGTTAAGGCCCACTACATTACAACATATAAACGTTACAGGTTTTGTATTGTTTCGTGTTGTATGCCTGAACAAAATGCAACAAACAATGTGTACATAATGCGCACTCGATAGCACCGCAAGGCCTAAAGCCGAGAAACATCGTTAAATAGTGCAAAAAACGTTAGCGTCAATAACAGCATAGCGCCGATCTTAAACCCTAACTCTTGTGTCTTTTCAGAGACTGGTTTTCTGCGAATTAGTTCAATTAAGTAATACATTAAGTGCCCACCGTCTAAGACAGGGAGCGGTAATAAGTTAAAAACTCCTAGGTTAACGCTGATCAGCGCTAAAAAGCCTAAAAATGCAACTAATCCGTAACTAACACTATTTCCGGCACTTACCGCGATACCGACCGGCCCGCTTAAATTTTTCACCGAGACTTGGCCTGTCAACAGATTGCCAATCATGTCGAAACTGAGCGCTATTAAGTCATAGGTTTTACGAGTGCCAAGCAC from Pseudoalteromonas sp. UG3-2 encodes the following:
- a CDS encoding OmpH family outer membrane protein — protein: MKKFIKSSTLAMTAALMMGASGNALAHKVGIVDMQEVYKQIPQVAKIEQTLQTEFAERRQELEKLQGDIRFEAEKFKREATTMSEEQKTALREKIQGMQKTLAEKGRPLEQEMKQRQNQELAKVQKLIVDAIEKVAKSGDFDEVKVKDTTIYFNPDKVADLSDKVVEAVSNK
- the bamA gene encoding outer membrane protein assembly factor BamA, with the translated sequence MPIIKHIAVTSLLGASFAALGQNSFIVEDLKVEGLQRVALGAALTHIPINVGDNVDEFTISRTIKALYKSGHFDNIAVFRDGNQIVFQVKERPTISAIEFDGNKDIKDEQLNESLEQQDVRQGEPLDRTVLDSIEKGLTEFFHSIGKYNATVKVNIIELPRNRVKLELEFDEGDAASVRQINLVGNELFSDEELLGLIESQQDLPWWQFMSNDRYQKQTIEGDLEKIRSFYLDRGYLRFNIDSTQVSVSPERESVYVTANITEGEKYTVKGFDFIGDLLGREDFLKEIVPLRSGELYNGSVVTASEDFIKNYLARFGYANAEVRTMPEIDDEKKEVQLTLSVDPGKRVYVRRIIVNGNQNTADEVLRREMTQLEGAWLSNQSLERSKLQIQRLPYMESVEFEVKPIPGVDDQVDVDFSVKEQPAGSFQAGVAYGSYAGLQFNVGVSESNFLGTGNQVAFNVNTSRGSERYSVSYTDPYFTPDGVSQGSSVFFSKFDASEFGIVDYKSTSYGFGSNFGFPINAINRVNFGFRWIEESLSQISDFEQTRILRLSFLDPNNPDADYDFTKYELSAGWSRVTVNRGMFPTAGSRQSLNLSMTTPNSDLNFFKVNYDSRFYWPISNDHRWVFSAKASLGYGNGYGETNGFEQVLPFQEFFRITEQELRGFDRNTILPRAVQRLPIGIPGTPGPDGSSSVGIGGDPAFDQLRLGGRIGGNAKAVAGLEMIVPTPFLDEENTSSVRTSFFVDAANVWDTEFDVDRYTNLPEDQYKVLSDFSDPSRFRVSTGLSVQWISPMGPMLISFAYPLKKEENDDTKTISFNISNTF
- the fabZ gene encoding 3-hydroxyacyl-ACP dehydratase FabZ; this encodes MANELNSFDIQEILKLLPHRYPMLLVDKVVDHKPGEFLHAVKNVTANEPIFTGHFPDQPIFPGVMILEALAQATGLLGFKTVENRSENELYLFAAIDNARFKQPVVPGDTMHLHVKFVKERRNIWKFEGEAKVDGKVVCSAELMCARREF
- the lpxD gene encoding UDP-3-O-(3-hydroxymyristoyl)glucosamine N-acyltransferase is translated as MTKLYTLSQLAEFLGAQLDGDGDKEIRNIATLGVAKGDQIAFLANSKYRSQLDNTAAGAVILSAKEAPHFSGNKLVIDDPYVAYAKLAQKLDTTPVAASGIHASAVIASDAQIGENVHIGANTVIESGAEIADNVEIGPGCFIGKHAKIGARTKLWANVTVYHEVQIGEQCLFQSGAVIGSDGFGYANEKGEWVKIPQVGTVIIGDRVEVGVSTSIDRGALEDTVIHSNVILDNQIQIAHNVEVGYGTAIAGCTVLAGSVKIGKYCQIGGMTAINGHIDVCDGVVITGMSMITKGITEPGVYSSGLPHQTNKEWRKSIAHLRNLSDFKSRLKALEALTASLKDTDVE
- the lpxA gene encoding acyl-ACP--UDP-N-acetylglucosamine O-acyltransferase, yielding MAIHPTAIIESGARLGENVSVGPYSYIGNDVVIGDNCKIESHVVIKGPSEIGSGNHIFQFASVGEACQDKKYKDEPTKLIIGDNNIIRECATIHRGTIQDEGVTKIGSNNLFMAYTHVAHDAVIGNNVIFANNASVAGHVHVGDWVILAGNSGVHQFCKVGAHAFVGMYSGVNQDVPPFVTTTGTPARPVAINTEGLKRRGFESDEIMATRRAYKTLFRKGLRLEDAVAALAEDAAEFPAVQQMVDFIATSNRGLIR